A window of Reinekea marina contains these coding sequences:
- a CDS encoding FixG Ig-like domain-containing protein translates to VALLIMIIAFTWVILSRVPLELHISRDRNALHQMTSDGLIENNYMLKVINMTNEPQTFQLFVEGMEGLELRSDTTFTVRASESEDISATLVLPPALNKLPTNEIYFSIQSIDDESLKTREESRFFGPANF, encoded by the coding sequence GTGGCGCTGTTGATCATGATTATTGCGTTTACTTGGGTGATTCTCAGTCGCGTTCCTTTAGAGTTGCATATTTCCCGTGATCGCAATGCATTACACCAAATGACCAGTGACGGGTTAATAGAAAATAACTACATGTTAAAAGTCATCAACATGACAAATGAACCACAAACGTTTCAACTTTTTGTCGAGGGAATGGAAGGTTTAGAATTACGCAGCGATACCACCTTTACTGTTCGCGCGAGCGAATCAGAAGATATATCCGCTACGTTAGTATTACCACCAGCCTTAAACAAGCTGCCGACGAATGAAATTTATTTCAGTATTCAAAGTATTGATGATGAATCTTTAAAGACCCGAGAAGAGAGCCGATTCTTTGGACCGGCCAATTTTTAA